From Triticum aestivum cultivar Chinese Spring chromosome 4A, IWGSC CS RefSeq v2.1, whole genome shotgun sequence, a single genomic window includes:
- the LOC123082277 gene encoding zinc finger CCCH domain-containing protein 43 gives MPTMNGPPRIFKVSEHQKNLAELTTMFDKTHVTIATSAILGEHIEDPTALFEVEDDNNYLELEDNNDLESNKAPGQKTKEVEKQRAAAIAASPKKKRKQQKNPKVQESRHLANIMAGSTSVTYSTDVPRGHGIKDVIKLAVQSGAKECSDLFFMATKLFMNVDYREMFSALETNEGRLDWLNRMHEEMKKN, from the exons ATGCCGACAATGAATG GCCCACCCAGAATATTTAAAGTGTCGGAGCACCAGAAAAACCTTGCTGAGCTTACCACCATGTTTGACAAGACTCATGTGACGATTGCAACTTCTGCGATCCTAGGTGAGCATATAGAAGACCCCACTGCTCTCTTTGAGGTTGAGGATGACAACAATTATCTGGAACTGGAAGACAACAATGATCTGGAAAGCAACAAGGCACCTGGCCAGAAAACAAAGGAAGTTGAAAAGCAGAGGGCTGCTGCCATTGCTGCTAGTCCAAAGAAGAAACGAAAGCAACAAAAGAACCCTAAGGTTCAGGAGTCCAGGCATCTGGCAAACATAATGGCTGGTAGCACTTCGGTGACATATTCTACTGATGTTCCAAGAGGCCATGGGATTAAAGACGTCATCAAGTTGGCTGTGCAATCTGGGGCGAAGGAATGCAGCGATCTGTTCTTCATGGCCACCAAGCTTTTCATGAATGTGGATTATAGAGAAATGTTTAGTGCTTTGGAGACCAATGAAGGAAGGCTCGATTGGCTGAACAGGATGCATGAAGAGATGAAGAAGAATTAA
- the LOC123086888 gene encoding B3 domain-containing protein_Os12g40080, protein MNGDCENCAFWRDHYYWEHMGDEKKQFSAVAKGDFKNSIRIPRELSTHLRSRISDTIKLDTPNGRTYDVVVTWEFGELVLRSGWDAFVTAHHIEENDTFLFIYHGNSNFEIHIFNSRGCEKMASCFQPPSEIFGAFPPSEPCDHHVLNAAPNPRHVQTQVEFDYTMSTGCYLTKSQDEKVVEIARKIRSEIPLYVAIMKKLNVNVKDCSINIPLRLVSHLKEEAGSAIIKLEAPGGNIYNVRASKHSEDQVVLQSDWDAFVAANHIQLNDLLIFHSKGKTRLKVLALDPSGCEKNSSCFDTKKISKTGEGSVQITDARPCTVEIIDLTSSDDDHTEREDAGRSSGRRKQVPGSHAKAWKMASASSPSTKSGSDTHKLKHPISNNDNLQGPSRPPYILARGVTLTGRVEKKVQEKVQAIGSELPIYVAVMTKSCVGGNLFSLEFCAEYASTLPSRDQTLILELEDKDWHTTLHIKGSRKIIYRGWSKFACDNNLQLGDICLFKMAERRTRGLAMRVHFICKSGVFL, encoded by the exons ATGAACGGGGATTGTGAGAACTGTGCTTTCTGGAGGGATCATTACTATTGGGAACACATGGGTGACGAGAAGAAGCAATTTTCTGCTGTAGCCAAGGGTGATTTCAAGAACAGCATC CGTATACCACGAGAACTTTCAACCCATTTGAGGAGTAGGATCTCCGACACCATTAAACTCGACACTCCTAATGGTAGGACATATGATGTTGTGGTGACCTGGGAGTTCGGCGAGCTAGTTCTTCGGTCTGGCTGGGATGCATTTGTTACTGCACACCATATAGAAGAAAATGACACATTCTTGTTCATCTACCATGGGAACTCCAACTTTGAGATTCATATATTTAATTCACGCGGTTGCGAGAAGATGGCTTCCTGCTTTCAACCACCTTCAGAGATCTTTGGAGCCTTTCCTCCCAGTGAGCCTTGTGATCATCATGTGCTGAATG CTGCACCTAATCCAAGACATGTTCAGACGCAAGTTGAGTTTGACTATACCATGTCAACTGGATGCTATCTAACCAAATCACAAGATGAGAAAGTTGTAGAAATAGCCCGCAAAATAAGGTCTGAGATTCCTTTGTATGTGGCAATCATGAAGAAACTTAATGTCAACGTGAAGGACTGCTCTATC AACATACCATTGAGGCTTGTGAGCCATTTAAAAGAGGAGGCAGGTAGTGCTATTATCAAACTAGAAGCCCCTGGTGGTAACATATACAATGTTCGAGCTAGCAAGCACAGCGAGGATCAAGTTGTCCTCCAATCTGATTGGGATGCTTTTGTAGCTGCTAATCACATACAGTTGAACGACCTCCTCATTTTCCATAGCAAGGGAAAAACTCGTCTCAAAGTTCTCGCACTGGACCCAAGTGGCTGTGAGAAAAACTCATCATGCTTCGACACAAAAAAAATCTCCAAGACTGGTGAAGGTTCAGTTCAGATTACTGATGCACGCCCTTGTACAGTTGAAATTATTGATCTGACCAGCTCTGACGATGATCACACTGAGAGAGAAGATGCTGGAAGATCAtctgggaggcggaagcaggtacCAGGTTCTCATGCAAAAGCTTGGAAGATGGCTTCGGCGTCATCCCCATCTACAAAATCAG GATCTGATACTCACAAGCTGAAACATCCCATCTCCAACAATGACAATCTTCAGGGGCCTTCTAGGCCTCCCTATATTTTAGCTAGAGGGGTAACTCTAACCGGCCGTGTGGAGAAGAAAGTTCAGGAGAAAGTCCAAGCAATTGGATCTGAACTTCCTATCTATGTGGCAGTGATGACCAAAAGCTGTGTTGGTGGCAACCTCTTTTCTCTG GAATTCTGCGCGGAATATGCTTCAACTCTTCCAAGCAGAGATCAAACTCTCATACTTGAGCTGGAGGACAAGGATTGGCACACGACATTACACATCAAAGGAAGTAGGAAGATCATTTACAGAGGCTGGTCAAAGTTTGCCTGTGACAATAACCTGCAGCTGGGAGATATCTGCCTCTTCAAAATGGCAGAGCGGCGCACGAGAGGCCTTGCGATGAGGGTCCATTTCATTTGCAAGTCGGGCGTATTTCTGTAG